From the genome of Novosphingobium sp. P6W:
CATTCTACTCCTGAATTTTTTGAACATCGATCAAATCATGAATTGATCGATGTTCATTAATGCCGCATCATGGTGTCTGCAAACGGATTTGACGAAAACGCTCTGCCGTAAAATGGCATGGCAATCGCGGGCCGTCAGACACCCGAAGGCTAGGATACAGCCATGAACATTCTCACTCCACAGGATGAAACGGACACCGAACCCGCCAACTGGACGATGCGCGCATGGGGCCTGGCCCTGCTGGGTGGGCTGTCCGGTCTGCTAATCTATTGGATTATACGCCCCGACAAGTACTTGCCGAACCTCGATCACGCGGACCTGCGTGCGGCGGCCGCAAGCTTCGTCGCGATGGCCGCACTACTGTTCGGCTTTCTGGTCGAACGCGGGAGGCTGGGCTGGGATGTCGCCTTCGCGCTGGTCGGCGGCGCGCTGGTGGGTCTGACGGTCTACTTCAACGGTCCGTTCGGCGAAGGAGAGGATGCCTGGCGCGTGGCCTGCGCCGCGCTGGCGGTCGCGATCTGCACGCCGCTGTTCCAGGCATGGCGCGGCGCGCAACCCACCGAAGGCGCGCTGAACCGCACGATCCCCTATCCCGAGGCATACCGCCATGCCTGGACCGACGTAGTACTCTGGCTTTCCGCATGGGCTTTCGTTGGCGTGGTCTGGGCGATGGCCACGCTTCTGGGCCAGCTCTTTAAACTGATCGGCATCGTCATCCTCGCCGATCTCCTGGACGACACCTGGATGATGCTGACGCTGAGCGGCGCCGCGCTGGGTGCGGGGGTGGCCATGCTGCGCGACCGTGATCGTATCCTCGCGCTCATACAGCGGGTGGTGACGACGATCCTCTCGGTCCTCGCTCCGCTGCTGGCGGTCGGGCTGGTGGTGTTTCTCGCAGCGATCCCGTTTACCGGCCTCGGGCCCTTGTGGGGCGCCACGCGTTCGACCAGTCCGATCCTGCTGAGCTGCATCATTGGCGCGCTGTGCCTGGCCAACGCGGTGATCGGCGAGGAGCAGCCGCATGAATCGCGCAGCCCCCTGCTGCGCGCCAGCGTCGGCGCGCTGGGCCTGTGCATGCTGCCGCTGGCGCTGATCGCGGCGCTCTCCACGGGACTGCGCATCCACCAGTACGGTCTGACGCCCGACCGGCTGTGGGCAGTGATCTTCACTGGGATCGCCTGCGCCTATGGCCTCGCCTACATCGTCACGCTGGCGCATCGCCGGCTTGGTGCGGCGCCGTACCTTCGCACCGCGAACTTGCGCCTTGCCATGGGCCTTGCGGTGCTGGCGCTGGTACTGGCCACCCCGCTGCTCAACTTCGGCACGATGTCGGCGCGCGATCAGGTGGCGATGCTGGAAAGCGGCCGCGTTCCCCTCAAGCAGTTCGACTGGGCCGCGCTGCGTTTCGATTTCGGCCGGGCCGGGAAGGACGCCGTGGCCCGGCTGGCGAAGGAAGGCCGCACGAAGGAAATCCGCGCTGCCGCCGCATATGCGCTCAAGGAAAACAGCCGTTATGCGCTCGAACCGCGCCAGTTAGCGGAAGGCAAGCCGCAACCATATAATCGCGATCATCTTATCGTTCTCCCGAGCGGCTCGCAATTGCCCGCCGCTCTCTACGACCAGCTGAGCAGCTATTCGGCCTGCTACACCAGTGCCGCCTGCGTGGTCTGGTACGCACCGGGCAGCCGCGAGGCGGTGATCGTCACCAACAATGGATCGACCCGCTATCGTCTGAGCAACGCAGCTTGGGCCCCCAATGAGCGTAATCCAGTGCGCACTGCGGAACAAAATCAGCGTATCGAAAATGGTCTCACCAAAGGAAAGGTGGAGGTGCGAACCATCACCCGCCGCCAAGTGTATGTA
Proteins encoded in this window:
- a CDS encoding DUF4153 domain-containing protein, whose amino-acid sequence is MNILTPQDETDTEPANWTMRAWGLALLGGLSGLLIYWIIRPDKYLPNLDHADLRAAAASFVAMAALLFGFLVERGRLGWDVAFALVGGALVGLTVYFNGPFGEGEDAWRVACAALAVAICTPLFQAWRGAQPTEGALNRTIPYPEAYRHAWTDVVLWLSAWAFVGVVWAMATLLGQLFKLIGIVILADLLDDTWMMLTLSGAALGAGVAMLRDRDRILALIQRVVTTILSVLAPLLAVGLVVFLAAIPFTGLGPLWGATRSTSPILLSCIIGALCLANAVIGEEQPHESRSPLLRASVGALGLCMLPLALIAALSTGLRIHQYGLTPDRLWAVIFTGIACAYGLAYIVTLAHRRLGAAPYLRTANLRLAMGLAVLALVLATPLLNFGTMSARDQVAMLESGRVPLKQFDWAALRFDFGRAGKDAVARLAKEGRTKEIRAAAAYALKENSRYALEPRQLAEGKPQPYNRDHLIVLPSGSQLPAALYDQLSSYSACYTSAACVVWYAPGSREAVIVTNNGSTRYRLSNAAWAPNERNPVRTAEQNQRIENGLTKGKVEVRTITRRQVYVDGLPVGENFD